The region AGGCCAATGGGGGGCCCATGCCGCCCGGGGCGACGCGCCCCCCCTAGTCCAGCACCTCGTCCGGGTAGACGCCCCAAACCTCCTGGCGGGTGAGCCAGCCACGGCGCCCCCCGGCCTCAACCTCGCACCACTCGGCCTTGCAGCGGCGCAGGCGTGCGACGACGCCCGGTTCGGCACGGGCCACGGGCGCCGCCGTCGGCGAGGCGGACGCGCGCAATGTCCGGATCTCGCCCACGACGATCACGGTGCGCCGCTTGCCGCCGGAGAGCAGGGATTGGTGGACCCAGCCCTCGGTGCCCTCGATGTCGCGGATCCGGCGCCACGTGTCGAACTCGGCCGTGATCTCCACCGGCAGGTCCCGGCGGCGGAACACCCATTCCACCGGATAGCGGGGTCCGGGCCCCGCCCGAAGGTTGACCTCCTCGGCCCGCAGCACGACGAAGCGCGGGATCGGCAGTCCGGTACCGGCGGGAACGCCGGGTGCCACCTGCTGGCGCCCCCCCGCGACATCCTGCGCGACCGCCGGCATGCACGCGAGCAAGACGGCGACGCCAAACCCGGCCGCAACGACCCCCCCCGCGGCAAGCCTTGCCGCGACGACCAGTCCGGCCATTCCGCTGCGCCACGCGCCCCGCATCGACCTGCCCCGAAGTAAAAGACCGAACGGAGTATCTGGGCTCAGCCGACCGGGTCAAGTCGTCGGCGTCCTGGTCTTCAAGACGTCCCAGTCCCAACAGTCCGGGATCCAGCACATTCGGGAACCGTACCCGCCCACGCCGGGCGCCCCCGAATGACAGACCGGGCCCCGCCGCCCCGCGAGCCGCACGGATCCGCCATGACCGATCGCCGGAAACCCGTCGTCGTCGTCACCCGCCAGCTGCCGGACGTGATCGAGACGCGCATGATGGAGCTGTTCGACACGCGGCTGAACCACGACGACCGGCGGATGTCCGCCGCGGAGTTGGCCGAGGCGGTGCGGACGGCGGACGTGCTGGTCCCCACCGTGACCGACCGGATCGATGCTCCGCTGCTGGACCAGGCAGGCCCGCGGCTGAAACTGGTGGCGTCCTTCGGCACCGGCGTCGACCACAT is a window of Azospirillaceae bacterium DNA encoding:
- a CDS encoding SH3 domain-containing protein, whose product is MAGLVVAARLAAGGVVAAGFGVAVLLACMPAVAQDVAGGRQQVAPGVPAGTGLPIPRFVVLRAEEVNLRAGPGPRYPVEWVFRRRDLPVEITAEFDTWRRIRDIEGTEGWVHQSLLSGGKRRTVIVVGEIRTLRASASPTAAPVARAEPGVVARLRRCKAEWCEVEAGGRRGWLTRQEVWGVYPDEVLD